Part of the Triticum urartu cultivar G1812 chromosome 2, Tu2.1, whole genome shotgun sequence genome, ATATCACGGCATAAAAACAAGTCAGCCGCATGCACAAACAATCTATCGAGTTGCCCGAGTATGAGCTCGATTGTGTGCACATATTAATATGATATCCGTACTAATAACGTGGTAATATATACTCTTGTGGGTTTCAAAATGACAATCAATTCTTTTAAAAACCATGTACAGTAAATCATGGATATTTTCGTCATTTTACTAGACCTATATCTGCTCAGACTTTTTGCATTATTAGTAGTCATTTGCAATATATATTTTTCTCTTGTTCCCAACGTTTTAAAAAATGCACCTTCAAATTTCTTTTAGCATACTAATTGTTATTCATCGTGATATCACTTATTCAGTAAAGGAGTTAATAAAGATGGATTTACATGGCAATCCACTTGAGGCCGAGGTGGTGGATGTTTCAGTGCTCCAGTTTCTTGTTGGAGGATCCTGGCATGTGTAGTCTTATCGTTTGGTGTGGGAGACAGATAATTGCACTTTTTATACAAAATTTGGGAGTTGTAAATTTCTTCAAGCAACTGCAGGGAAACATAAAAAAGAATCATGCATATATTCAGTCTATTATAATATTGTGATAGAAAAAGAATTGTAGAAACTCATCAATCTATGTTTATAATATATACATGAGTACGAATTTGGCagccaacaacgtgcacatggaGAGCTTTGATAGATTAGGATGGAAGTCGTATGTAAGCAAAATAGTTATGATAGATTAGGACAGCGATAGATTAGGATGGAAGTCTTATGTAATCAAACATGCTAATGATAGATTAGAACGGTGACATATTAGGATGAAAGTCGTATGTAATCAGACATAGTTATGACATATTAGGATGGAAGTCGTATGTACGCATATAGTCTTTAGATGGAGTCTTTTTGACAGGCCAACGAAcatactagatcaagatatattAGACGTAAAAATTCTTTGAAAATGAGGAATTGAGAAGGAGATACGATGGAGGGTTCATCTTCTTAGTATGTAGAACAATATATAAATAGTTGTATAAAAATCTGCAAATAAAATGTGTATTGCTGTTGGTTTCCAAATTGACTTGAGCAATCAAATTGATCAGCGTCGTTAATCGTAAGTTGAGTGAGTTGTATGCTTACCGCCTTGAGCCTGTCCATAGCTTGAGCGCAGATAACATTCTTGGGGTTGGGGTTGCCATAACGTTCCCCATGGCAGTGCTCCATTATTGTCTTATATCAGATCGATTGATCACATGCAAGCACATGGAAACTGAATTAACTAACTAATTAACCTCATACGGGGAATAATCTAAGCTTTATATTAGTAGTGAACTGCAGGTCAGCGCATAGGTGATTGAGCAAGAGTTGGGAGCTTGTGTAACTAATCACCTCATACAGCTGATCGGAAATGACTCCTACTCCATGAAGATATGGCACTCTAGAATCGAGATCAATGGCCTCACCAGTAATCGGGTTGCCTACCAGATAGCCCTGAGAATATATGTTTTTGTCATAACAGAAGCTAGCTGTGGCCTGTGGCCAGACTAATTGTGATTTTGGCATTTAACATCAGTACAATAATTGTGATATATGTGTATACATAGTGTGTGAATGAATTTTAGAGTACTTACCTTGAGATTAATTGCCGGCTTCAGTCCCGCCTCAATATCTAAAAACACACAAATATATTGCTTAGGTGTGATGGATAGACGTACTATATCCACCTTTCCAAAGTAAACACCTTGAACTTTCTTTCATGTGAATGTGAAAAAGAATTACGAGTTATATATGCTAGTAATAATGCAGCACCTTCTGAGATCTTCTGCGCGACGTTTGGTACGATCTTTCCGGCGTACGAGTCTCCCCCGACATAGAAATGATTTGAGAGGAAATCTGGATGCTCAGTGAACCACTTATCCAAAGATGAAGAAATGTTTTTATCAGAAAATTATGTTGACGATGAAGATATATACTCTACATTGCAAATCAATGTATAGCAAGCAGCTTCagttgaattattgctacgtatTACCTTGGCGAGGAACGTTTTGAGCTGCAGCGAAGAGGAGACCTCTCCGACGTCGTACCCTCTGGGGTCCCGGGAGAAGGAGAAGCCGGCGCCGACGGGCGAGTCGACGAAGATGACGCTGGCGGCCTTGGTCCAGGAGTAGGGGTGGTAGTGCAGCCGCGGCACGGTCCCGGCCGCGCCGTCGTAGGGCTCGATCACGAACCTCAACGGGCCCATCTCGAAGAGCAGCGCGCTGAGCACGCTGCAGCGGTCGCCGCCGGTGAGCCAGAGGATGACCGGGTCGCGCCGCGGGTCGCCCTCCGACTCGATGAAGTAG contains:
- the LOC125535228 gene encoding serine carboxypeptidase-like 7 isoform X2, giving the protein MDAQLLSRLLFLLLSLIIVSGEAATTLVTSLPGFDGALPFHLETGYVTVDEEHDSELFYYFIESEGDPRRDPVILWLTGGDRCSVLSALLFEMGPLRFVIEPYDGAAGTVPRLHYHPYSWTKAASVIFVDSPVGAGFSFSRDPRGYDVGEVSSSLQLKTFLAKWFTEHPDFLSNHFYVGGDSYAGKIVPNVAQKISEDIEAGLKPAINLKGYLVGNPITGEAIDLDSRVPYLHGVGVISDQLYETIMEHCHGERYGNPNPKNVICAQAMDRLKAGYITYLAYVWANNNITRENLGIKEGSMGEWVRCHEKDLPFTHDIESSIKYHRNITSKGYRALVYSGDHDAVVPFLGTQSWVRSLNFSIIDEWRAWHLDGQSAGFTIAYTNNMTFATVKGGGHTAPSYQPERCLAMLRRWISSKPL
- the LOC125535228 gene encoding serine carboxypeptidase-like 11 isoform X1, with the translated sequence MDAQLLSRLLFLLLSLIIVSGEAATTLVTSLPGFDGALPFHLETGYVTVDEEHDSELFYYFIESEGDPRRDPVILWLTGGDRCSVLSALLFEMGPLRFVIEPYDGAAGTVPRLHYHPYSWTKAASVIFVDSPVGAGFSFSRDPRGYDVGEVSSSLQLKTFLAKWFTEHPDFLSNHFYVGGDSYAGKIVPNVAQKISEDIEAGLKPAINLKGYLVGNPITGEAIDLDSRVPYLHGVGVISDQLYETIMEHCHGERYGNPNPKNVICAQAMDRLKALLEEIYNSQILYKKCNYLSPTPNDKTTHARILQQETGALKHPPPRPQVDCHGYITYLAYVWANNNITRENLGIKEGSMGEWVRCHEKDLPFTHDIESSIKYHRNITSKGYRALVYSGDHDAVVPFLGTQSWVRSLNFSIIDEWRAWHLDGQSAGFTIAYTNNMTFATVKGGGHTAPSYQPERCLAMLRRWISSKPL